The sequence ACTTTGAAGTCGTTGTGCTCGATGAAGAAGATAAAGATAAATGGGTGAAGGTTGAAAAAGAAGGAACTCACTGGGTTAAAGGGTTTTATATATCAAAAATATTTCTGGAATCTGATAAAGTTGTCCAGACGTGCTGTCTTAAAACACATAGATTTGGGGGCCATTTTACATTATCACTTAAAAATTCTGTTGGAATCGTTGCAAAAAGACTTCCTAACGGTTTATATAATTATATGGCTGAATTACATGTGTCTCCCTATCAAAGACTTATGATTGCTGAAATTAACAAGCACTACAATGTTGATCTGATCGTTATGGATGCTATACATGCTTTTATAACAAAGGGACCTGAACAGGGAGAAGTTGTGGAGCCAAATCTTATTCTTGCATCCGCTGATCGAGTAGCAATGGATGCAGTAGGGGTTGCAATTCTTAGAAATTATGGTGTTAAGACTGGTATTAGCAAAGGCCCAATTTTTGAGCTGGATCAAATTCAAAGAGCTGCAGAGTTAGGAATAGGAGTTAAATCCGCGCAGGAAATTGAATTAGTCCCATTAAACGAT is a genomic window of Methanobacterium veterum containing:
- a CDS encoding DUF362 domain-containing protein, which translates into the protein MDHFKIDEFSGDKVALKSNFNSADPFPASTHIDTLHAIIKKLNESNVSDLTLAERSGMGNTRNVLEKMGVFELSDKLDFEVVVLDEEDKDKWVKVEKEGTHWVKGFYISKIFLESDKVVQTCCLKTHRFGGHFTLSLKNSVGIVAKRLPNGLYNYMAELHVSPYQRLMIAEINKHYNVDLIVMDAIHAFITKGPEQGEVVEPNLILASADRVAMDAVGVAILRNYGVKTGISKGPIFELDQIQRAAELGIGVKSAQEIELVPLNDESDGDAESIMKILEE